One stretch of Rosistilla oblonga DNA includes these proteins:
- a CDS encoding bifunctional folylpolyglutamate synthase/dihydrofolate synthase, producing the protein MTQHDTNMPDDQQALSQDGWSYGQSLDYLYGRINYERLSKPSPGNPMKLNRMHALLAAMGDPQASLKIVHIGGTKGKGSTASMVAAIATQAGQRCGLYTSPHLESLEERFRVDGQPATQGQLISLIHSVRQAAETIRRQGEGEATFFELTTAMAIEHFRRDGCEVAVLEVGLGGRLDCTNICSPEVTAITSIGLDHQNLLGDTVEEIAAEKAGIIKPGVPVVSGVRDPAAAAVIQQIADERQAPLLQIDRDYHVQRESVAGNNPSRFDFLPSEATPLPLKRRTAWPLALAGIHQARNAAVALAITDCWNLKTQSLQWPEQACREALATLSVPGRIEFFPGEPLVILDTAHNRDSVEALADVLAERFESQNVVAVFGTSHDKDASEMLTILARNVKQIVLTRYRTNPRWYPPQDLAAIASQVAGQSWEVVENSHDALQVARHRAGPAGVVVVCGSFFLAAELRRSLVERS; encoded by the coding sequence GTGACGCAGCACGATACAAATATGCCCGACGATCAACAAGCACTCTCTCAAGACGGTTGGTCGTACGGCCAATCGCTCGATTATCTGTACGGGCGGATCAATTACGAACGGCTCAGCAAACCCTCCCCGGGGAATCCAATGAAGCTGAACCGAATGCACGCCCTGCTGGCGGCGATGGGCGATCCGCAGGCGAGTCTGAAGATCGTGCATATCGGTGGGACCAAGGGGAAGGGGAGCACCGCGTCGATGGTCGCGGCGATCGCCACGCAGGCTGGACAACGCTGCGGACTGTACACGTCGCCCCATCTGGAGTCGCTGGAAGAGCGGTTCCGCGTCGATGGTCAGCCGGCGACGCAGGGGCAGCTGATTTCGTTGATCCATTCGGTTCGTCAGGCGGCCGAGACGATCCGTCGCCAGGGGGAAGGGGAAGCCACCTTCTTTGAGCTGACCACGGCGATGGCGATCGAGCACTTCCGCCGCGACGGATGCGAGGTGGCCGTTTTAGAAGTCGGCTTGGGGGGGCGGCTCGATTGCACCAATATCTGTTCGCCCGAAGTGACGGCGATCACCAGCATCGGGCTGGATCACCAGAATCTGCTGGGCGATACGGTGGAAGAGATCGCTGCGGAGAAGGCGGGCATTATTAAGCCGGGCGTGCCGGTCGTCAGCGGGGTCCGCGATCCCGCCGCGGCGGCTGTGATCCAGCAGATCGCCGATGAACGCCAGGCGCCGCTGCTGCAGATCGATCGCGATTATCATGTCCAACGCGAATCGGTTGCCGGCAACAATCCGTCGCGTTTCGATTTCCTGCCCAGCGAAGCGACGCCGCTGCCGCTGAAGCGACGCACCGCTTGGCCGCTCGCCTTGGCGGGGATCCATCAAGCTCGGAACGCAGCCGTTGCGTTGGCGATTACCGATTGCTGGAACCTGAAGACACAGTCGCTGCAATGGCCCGAACAGGCATGTCGGGAGGCGCTGGCGACGCTGAGCGTTCCCGGGCGGATCGAGTTCTTTCCGGGGGAACCGCTGGTGATATTGGATACCGCCCACAATCGCGATTCGGTCGAAGCGTTAGCTGATGTGTTAGCCGAGCGTTTTGAATCGCAGAACGTGGTTGCGGTATTTGGCACCAGCCACGATAAAGACGCCAGCGAAATGCTGACCATCCTGGCGCGGAACGTCAAACAGATCGTGCTGACGCGTTATCGAACGAATCCCCGGTGGTATCCGCCTCAGGATCTGGCGGCGATCGCGTCGCAGGTTGCCGGGCAGAGCTGGGAAGTTGTCGAGAATTCGCACGACGCACTGCAGGTGGCTCGGCACCGTGCTGGCCCGGCGGGCGTAGTTGTCGTTTGCGGATCGTTTTTCCTGGCTGCTGAACTCCGCCGATCGCTGGTAGAACGCAGCTGA
- a CDS encoding ABC transporter ATP-binding protein encodes MDIDSTAVADGTEDSKAKSDSSSVVIETRSLSKVYRDFWGRKKVQALKPLDIEVKQGEIFGLLGPNGSGKSTTIKLILGLLFPTSGRVLVFDQDATETKKNERIGYLPEESYLYKFLNAEETLDFYGRLFDLSAAERAARVDELIKMVGLDKARHRQLREYSKGMTRRVGLAQALVNDPDLIMLDEPTTGLDPIGTREMKDLILRLRDQGKTILLCSHQLADVQDVCDRVAILHQGELKELGRVDELLKVKDVTEIHARGLSDAAKAEIQAVIERNGGKTDYIDNPTATMEELFLQIVRESDERPGMRRVSERELQEGDK; translated from the coding sequence GTGGATATCGACTCGACAGCCGTCGCCGATGGCACTGAGGATTCGAAAGCAAAATCGGATTCCTCCAGCGTTGTTATTGAAACACGAAGCCTCAGCAAAGTCTATCGCGACTTCTGGGGACGCAAAAAGGTCCAGGCCTTGAAGCCTTTGGACATTGAGGTCAAGCAAGGCGAGATCTTTGGTCTGCTGGGCCCCAACGGTAGTGGTAAGTCGACGACGATCAAGCTGATTCTGGGACTGTTGTTTCCGACCAGCGGTCGCGTGCTGGTTTTCGATCAGGATGCCACCGAAACCAAGAAGAACGAACGGATCGGATATCTTCCCGAAGAGTCGTATCTTTACAAGTTCTTGAACGCCGAAGAGACGCTCGATTTCTACGGCCGCCTGTTCGATCTGTCGGCTGCTGAACGCGCCGCCCGCGTCGATGAGCTGATCAAAATGGTGGGGCTCGATAAAGCCCGCCACCGCCAACTGCGCGAGTATTCCAAGGGTATGACCCGCCGCGTCGGTCTGGCTCAAGCGTTGGTCAACGACCCCGACCTGATCATGTTGGACGAACCGACGACCGGTCTGGACCCGATCGGTACCCGCGAGATGAAGGATCTGATCCTGCGGCTTCGCGACCAGGGGAAAACGATTCTATTGTGCAGCCACCAGTTGGCCGACGTGCAAGACGTTTGCGACCGCGTCGCGATCCTGCACCAAGGTGAACTGAAGGAACTCGGCCGCGTCGACGAACTGCTGAAGGTCAAAGACGTCACCGAGATCCATGCCCGCGGACTCTCCGATGCTGCCAAGGCGGAGATCCAAGCGGTGATCGAACGCAACGGCGGCAAGACCGATTACATCGACAACCCAACGGCCACGATGGAAGAGCTGTTCTTGCAGATCGTCCGCGAAAGCGACGAGCGTCCTGGAATGCGACGCGTCTCGGAGCGTGAGTTGCAAGAAGGAGATAAGTAA
- a CDS encoding ABC transporter permease, producing MTLQPEDFWSFTEWLLRPGAFLESALLQGIALIVLAIVVGLLVGYMIAAARYGPSEGFYSVARIVREFVREDAPGTSPRRIYALARLAFKEAIRRKVLFVVGLFIVLLMFAGWYLDPKSDDPARLYISFVLTSTNYLLLMLALFISTASLPNDIKNKTIYTIVTKPVRTTEIILGRVLGFVGVGTMMIVPMGIASYFFVTGDLDHVHEIETTSVLSDDTVVGQTTEDRGHRHSFTLDSDGFGATDTQRGHQHAVIREGDTIRVGSAQGMLRARVPVYGEMEFFDRSGRPDEKGINVGYEDRKGGFGSAGLSRLVNAGATGARRIQHGYVEGASLSRAEYTFSDVTPEKYPDGVPIEFTLRAFRSLKGDIITGVQGTLTVQHPTKPIESNPFRFEVKEYQVDDQFIPLEMEGTNITETGTLSLYDDLVDENGHVKIVVRCIDPGQYLGMTQSDLYLKPAENSFAWNLTKGFISIWLQMVLIISFGVMFSTFLNGSVAMLATFICVVLGFSAESIYEARYYQVVGQTMGGGPIESVVRLLRQDAFTTELDVESAPKMIIQGVDSVIMYCLDLIATALPNLPKMMQTAEFVASGFDVLGGLLARHVATTLCYLIMTCIIAYFFLKTREIAA from the coding sequence ATGACGCTTCAGCCGGAAGATTTCTGGTCATTTACCGAGTGGTTGCTGCGGCCAGGAGCTTTCCTGGAAAGCGCCTTGCTGCAGGGTATCGCCCTGATCGTGCTTGCCATCGTCGTGGGACTGTTGGTCGGTTATATGATCGCCGCGGCCCGCTATGGACCAAGCGAAGGTTTCTACAGCGTCGCGCGGATCGTCCGCGAGTTTGTTCGCGAAGACGCGCCGGGCACCTCGCCGCGCCGCATCTATGCGCTCGCACGCCTGGCGTTCAAAGAAGCGATTCGCCGCAAGGTGCTGTTTGTCGTCGGATTGTTTATCGTCCTGCTGATGTTTGCCGGTTGGTATCTGGATCCAAAAAGCGATGATCCGGCGCGGCTGTACATCAGCTTTGTTCTGACATCGACGAATTATTTGTTGTTGATGCTGGCTCTGTTCATCAGTACCGCCAGCTTGCCCAACGACATCAAGAACAAAACGATCTACACGATCGTTACCAAACCGGTCCGCACGACAGAGATCATCCTCGGTCGGGTGCTTGGTTTTGTTGGCGTCGGCACGATGATGATCGTCCCGATGGGAATCGCCAGTTATTTCTTCGTCACCGGCGACCTCGATCACGTTCACGAAATTGAAACCACGTCGGTCCTTTCCGATGATACCGTTGTCGGTCAAACGACCGAAGATCGCGGCCACCGCCACTCCTTCACTCTCGATTCGGATGGCTTTGGCGCCACCGACACTCAGCGTGGACATCAACACGCGGTGATTCGCGAAGGCGATACGATCCGCGTCGGTAGCGCTCAGGGAATGCTGCGTGCTCGCGTACCTGTGTACGGCGAGATGGAGTTCTTCGATCGCTCGGGACGCCCCGATGAAAAGGGTATCAACGTTGGATACGAAGACCGCAAAGGCGGCTTTGGCTCCGCCGGCCTATCGCGTTTGGTGAATGCAGGAGCGACAGGAGCTCGCCGCATCCAGCACGGTTACGTCGAAGGGGCGTCGCTGAGTCGCGCCGAATACACGTTTAGCGACGTCACGCCTGAAAAATATCCCGACGGTGTGCCGATCGAATTCACGTTGCGTGCGTTCCGTTCGCTCAAAGGCGACATCATCACCGGTGTTCAAGGAACGCTGACGGTTCAACATCCGACCAAACCGATCGAGAGCAATCCGTTCCGGTTCGAGGTTAAGGAATACCAAGTCGACGACCAATTCATCCCGTTGGAGATGGAAGGGACCAACATCACCGAGACCGGTACGTTAAGTCTGTACGACGATCTAGTCGACGAAAACGGCCACGTCAAAATCGTCGTCCGCTGTATCGATCCAGGTCAATATCTGGGTATGACGCAGAGCGATCTGTACCTCAAGCCAGCCGAAAACTCGTTTGCATGGAACCTCACCAAAGGCTTTATCAGCATTTGGTTGCAGATGGTTTTGATCATCAGTTTTGGCGTGATGTTCAGTACCTTCTTGAACGGATCGGTTGCGATGTTGGCCACCTTCATCTGCGTGGTTCTCGGTTTTTCTGCCGAGAGTATTTACGAAGCACGTTATTATCAAGTTGTGGGTCAAACCATGGGCGGCGGTCCGATCGAATCGGTCGTCCGCCTGCTACGTCAGGACGCGTTCACTACCGAATTGGACGTCGAATCGGCACCGAAGATGATTATCCAAGGCGTCGATTCAGTAATCATGTATTGCTTGGACCTGATCGCCACCGCGTTGCCAAACCTGCCAAAGATGATGCAGACAGCAGAGTTTGTTGCGAGTGGATTTGATGTGCTTGGCGGTCTGCTCGCCCGGCATGTCGCGACGACGTTGTGTTATCTAATTATGACCTGCATTATTGCTTACTTCTTCCTCAAAACACGGGAGATCGCAGCGTGA
- a CDS encoding IRE (iron responsive element), protein MNRNAAWRRKMIYLGIIVVMLLPLYLLGQPATGSTTGGAGGSLARLQDELNLSVADLGEIDPASESMKLATLGMRGVAATVLWQKSHDYQRYQEWDRLSATLNQIALLQPHFEKVWEYQAHNLSYNVSVEFDDYRQRYKWVKQGTDFLTRGVKLNRREPRLVWFTGWFFGQKIGMSDEKTQFRELFRNDEAFHEKILNDGIGINGPDARGPDGKPDNWLVGRLWLYRGYDLVDSGVPLINKSPLTFYDIGPKWRIRFADAIEDEGTLDESAKFAWQAAKKDWDSFGQRDIETTEGFTIKLGSVETSRLRVADIERQFDELTGNRREEIREQRFGQLSQEVQDAFNTPDAEKTPEQYRMVFDNQGKLAASMKEVALELEKSKQLTGLRLAEEYATADRYAKKVEAYRRQTNYPYWEGRCIAEQDDRTIDARRFVMEANELLDEAELDQALEKYELAWAAWASVYEDHPLLVSDESAMDLMQSIRRYARMLDEEDLPEDFPLSVFVEMQNEDNEDADEYARRYATWKAKRAKAAEAEAEEEKAAEKPKEEPAEKSEKPAEEPEMKEAPAAEEKESADKSEDKSEDKSEDKPEDKPEDKPEDKPEDKPEDKPEDKPEDEPKSDSEKTSDGDE, encoded by the coding sequence GTGAACCGCAATGCTGCTTGGCGTCGGAAAATGATCTACCTGGGCATCATCGTTGTGATGTTGCTGCCGCTGTACCTGTTGGGTCAGCCTGCCACTGGCAGCACGACCGGCGGTGCTGGCGGTAGCTTGGCCCGCTTGCAAGACGAACTGAATCTTTCAGTTGCCGACTTGGGAGAGATCGATCCGGCCAGTGAATCGATGAAACTCGCAACCCTCGGAATGCGTGGAGTTGCGGCAACCGTGTTGTGGCAGAAGTCGCACGATTACCAACGCTACCAGGAATGGGATCGGTTGAGCGCTACGCTGAACCAGATCGCTCTGCTGCAACCGCACTTTGAAAAAGTGTGGGAGTACCAGGCACATAACCTTTCGTACAACGTTTCGGTCGAATTCGACGATTACCGTCAACGTTACAAATGGGTCAAACAGGGAACCGATTTCTTGACGCGTGGTGTCAAGTTGAATCGCCGCGAACCGCGACTTGTCTGGTTCACCGGATGGTTCTTTGGCCAGAAGATCGGCATGTCCGATGAGAAGACTCAGTTCCGCGAACTGTTCCGTAACGACGAAGCGTTCCACGAGAAGATCCTCAACGATGGGATCGGAATCAACGGTCCCGATGCCCGCGGTCCCGATGGCAAACCGGACAACTGGTTGGTCGGCCGTTTGTGGCTTTATCGCGGTTACGATCTCGTCGACAGCGGCGTGCCGTTGATCAACAAGAGTCCATTGACCTTCTACGACATCGGCCCGAAATGGCGGATCCGTTTCGCCGACGCGATCGAAGACGAAGGGACCCTGGATGAATCGGCCAAGTTCGCTTGGCAGGCCGCCAAAAAGGACTGGGATTCGTTTGGTCAACGCGATATCGAAACGACCGAAGGCTTTACGATCAAGCTCGGTTCGGTGGAGACTTCGCGCTTGCGTGTCGCGGATATCGAGCGTCAGTTCGACGAATTGACAGGCAACCGACGCGAAGAGATTCGTGAGCAACGCTTCGGCCAATTGAGCCAAGAGGTTCAGGACGCCTTTAATACGCCCGATGCCGAAAAGACCCCGGAACAATACCGCATGGTCTTCGACAACCAAGGCAAACTTGCGGCGTCGATGAAAGAAGTTGCGTTGGAACTGGAAAAGAGCAAGCAGTTGACCGGACTGCGTTTGGCGGAGGAATATGCAACCGCCGACCGTTACGCCAAGAAGGTCGAAGCCTATCGCCGACAGACCAACTATCCCTACTGGGAAGGACGCTGCATCGCCGAACAGGACGATCGTACTATCGACGCTCGACGCTTCGTGATGGAAGCCAACGAACTGTTGGACGAAGCCGAACTCGATCAAGCGCTCGAGAAGTATGAACTCGCTTGGGCCGCTTGGGCCAGCGTTTACGAAGATCATCCTCTGCTGGTCAGCGACGAAAGCGCGATGGATCTGATGCAGTCGATCCGACGTTACGCTCGGATGCTCGACGAAGAGGATCTGCCGGAAGACTTCCCATTGTCTGTCTTTGTTGAAATGCAAAACGAAGACAACGAAGATGCCGACGAATACGCTCGTCGCTACGCCACCTGGAAAGCCAAGCGAGCGAAAGCTGCAGAAGCTGAGGCTGAAGAGGAAAAGGCGGCTGAGAAGCCGAAGGAAGAACCTGCCGAGAAATCGGAAAAGCCTGCCGAAGAGCCCGAAATGAAAGAAGCTCCAGCAGCAGAGGAGAAGGAGTCGGCAGATAAATCCGAGGACAAATCCGAGGACAAATCCGAGGACAAACCCGAGGACAAACCCGAGGACAAACCCGAGGACAAACCCGAGGACAAACCCGAGGACAAACCCGAGGACAAACCTGAGGATGAGCCAAAGAGCGACTCCGAGAAAACATCCGACGGCGACGAGTAA
- a CDS encoding adenylate/guanylate cyclase domain-containing protein codes for MMPLKFELFRADGTSDVWTAEPPINVGRQDPSCGEPAMGLFDRNPCGPRLIVAAAINRDVPRYFFSVSAADDSQIRIHNLHPQCELLPTTGDAVHCKGSRSFGGAVELMIRERTTLRISTGRPTSDSSNLYRTLNSQPLDPMTISMQVGDDLATHAPDTGQGQEIVHLLQQVLPVIRESVTTDSFFRAAAFAAVRIAKLNRCIVRLFEGDQFEDRAEVFEDSTADESTSRLRRSAPDVSDTMIDRVRKRGLTQIFDTASPGALEGASLANLSQAVAAPILDKERRVVGVLYGDRWTDLSMRPFSDIEAKLVEILAGAVSAGMARQSEERQRTSMQVYFSDRVAKHIVVDESLLDAKETDVSVMFCDVRKFSSISKSLGPKGTVSFMQDVFTVLSECVERTDGVLINYIGDELIAMWGAPDSQPDHAYRSLTTAVSMFAGIEEIRTRWADKVCEPIRVGIGVNSGTAAVGNTGSRIKFQYGVFGNVVNVASRLQSATKQFGVDCLVSSNTLAKTDNSFHTRNLATISVVGIPEDIVVHQLVTESSERWQRLSSLYEAALEDYHAMRFADAIQTLGQVLRDNPGDEPSMRLLGLSVEQMRHPSENFSPVDSLTQK; via the coding sequence ATGATGCCGTTGAAATTTGAGTTGTTTCGCGCCGATGGGACCAGCGATGTCTGGACGGCAGAGCCGCCGATCAACGTGGGGCGACAGGATCCTTCGTGCGGCGAACCGGCGATGGGACTGTTCGATCGAAATCCCTGCGGCCCCCGATTGATTGTCGCCGCGGCGATCAATCGCGACGTGCCACGCTATTTCTTCAGCGTCAGTGCCGCCGACGATTCGCAGATCAGAATTCATAACCTGCATCCGCAGTGCGAGCTGTTGCCGACGACCGGCGACGCGGTTCATTGCAAGGGATCGCGGTCTTTTGGTGGTGCGGTAGAGCTGATGATTCGGGAGCGGACGACGCTGCGAATTTCAACGGGCCGGCCGACATCCGATTCATCGAATCTCTATCGCACGCTCAACAGCCAGCCGTTGGATCCGATGACGATCTCGATGCAGGTCGGCGATGACCTCGCGACCCACGCACCCGATACGGGGCAGGGGCAGGAGATCGTTCATCTGCTGCAGCAGGTGTTGCCGGTGATTCGCGAGAGTGTGACGACCGATTCGTTTTTTCGCGCCGCTGCCTTTGCCGCGGTGCGAATCGCCAAACTCAATCGCTGCATCGTTCGACTGTTCGAAGGGGACCAGTTTGAGGATCGCGCCGAGGTCTTCGAGGATTCGACGGCTGATGAATCAACAAGTCGTTTGCGGCGGTCGGCACCGGATGTTAGCGACACGATGATCGATCGGGTGCGGAAACGTGGCCTGACCCAGATCTTCGACACCGCCAGTCCCGGGGCTCTCGAAGGCGCATCGCTTGCGAATCTGTCGCAAGCTGTGGCGGCGCCGATCCTGGATAAAGAACGCCGAGTTGTTGGAGTTCTTTACGGCGATCGCTGGACCGATCTTTCGATGCGTCCGTTTTCGGATATCGAAGCCAAGCTTGTCGAGATCCTGGCTGGTGCGGTGTCGGCGGGTATGGCACGGCAGAGCGAAGAGCGTCAGCGGACTTCGATGCAGGTCTATTTCTCCGACCGCGTGGCGAAGCATATCGTCGTCGACGAATCGTTGTTGGACGCAAAAGAGACCGACGTCAGCGTGATGTTTTGCGACGTCCGCAAGTTCAGTTCGATCTCGAAAAGTCTGGGCCCCAAGGGGACTGTGTCGTTCATGCAAGACGTGTTTACTGTGCTCAGCGAATGCGTCGAACGGACCGATGGCGTGTTGATAAATTACATCGGCGATGAATTGATCGCGATGTGGGGTGCTCCCGATTCGCAGCCCGACCACGCTTACCGCAGCCTCACGACGGCTGTTTCGATGTTCGCCGGGATCGAAGAAATTCGCACCCGTTGGGCCGACAAGGTCTGCGAACCAATTCGCGTTGGCATCGGCGTGAACTCGGGAACCGCGGCCGTTGGCAACACCGGTTCACGCATCAAATTCCAGTACGGTGTGTTTGGAAACGTCGTCAACGTCGCTAGTCGTCTGCAAAGTGCAACCAAGCAGTTTGGCGTCGACTGCCTCGTTTCGTCCAATACGCTTGCGAAGACCGATAACTCGTTCCACACGCGAAATTTGGCGACGATCTCGGTCGTTGGCATTCCCGAAGATATCGTCGTGCATCAGCTTGTCACCGAGTCGTCGGAGCGCTGGCAACGGCTGAGTTCTTTGTACGAAGCTGCGTTGGAGGACTACCACGCGATGCGGTTTGCCGATGCGATCCAAACGCTGGGGCAGGTGTTGCGCGACAACCCCGGAGACGAACCGAGCATGCGTTTGCTGGGCTTATCGGTCGAACAGATGCGGCACCCGTCGGAGAACTTCTCGCCAGTCGATTCGCTGACGCAGAAGTAG
- the argC gene encoding N-acetyl-gamma-glutamyl-phosphate reductase: protein MKVRVGIIGATGYTAYEAIRLLLRHPHAEVTAVTSRQDEGLSIAAVHPQLTSRLDLPLQPLEIDSFAQQCDVAFCCLPHGASAETVKQLRQANCKVIDFSADFRLTSVAEYETWYGVKHPWPEQVGQVAYGLPELFADQIKDADLIANPGCYPTSAIMPLAPLIQAGAIHCEDIIVDSKSGVSGAGRSPKLGTLYCETNESIAPYAIGAHRHQPEMNDIIGRFSGSKTNILFTPHLTPMDRGILSTIYVRPQAADAERVREIWRQTYRDSPFVRVVDHIPGTKHVAGTNFVDLAVKEAGDRLVLVAAIDNLIKGASGAAVQNLNCIFGWDQTLGLL, encoded by the coding sequence ATGAAAGTACGGGTCGGCATTATCGGTGCAACGGGCTACACAGCTTACGAAGCGATTCGATTGTTGTTGCGTCATCCGCACGCCGAGGTCACGGCGGTGACAAGCCGCCAAGACGAAGGGCTCTCGATCGCCGCGGTCCATCCGCAATTGACCAGCCGCCTCGACCTGCCGCTGCAACCATTGGAGATCGACAGCTTCGCCCAACAATGCGACGTCGCTTTCTGCTGCTTGCCCCATGGCGCGTCGGCCGAAACCGTCAAACAGCTGCGGCAGGCGAACTGCAAAGTTATCGACTTCAGCGCCGATTTCCGCTTGACCAGCGTCGCCGAATACGAGACTTGGTACGGAGTCAAACATCCCTGGCCCGAACAGGTTGGCCAAGTCGCGTATGGCTTGCCCGAACTATTCGCCGATCAGATCAAAGATGCCGATCTGATCGCCAACCCCGGCTGTTATCCCACCTCGGCGATCATGCCGCTGGCTCCGTTGATCCAAGCCGGTGCGATCCATTGCGAGGATATCATCGTCGATTCAAAGAGCGGTGTCAGCGGCGCAGGCCGGTCGCCGAAACTGGGCACGCTCTACTGTGAGACAAACGAATCGATAGCTCCCTATGCGATCGGAGCGCACCGCCACCAGCCGGAGATGAACGACATCATCGGCCGCTTCAGTGGGTCGAAAACGAACATCCTCTTCACGCCCCATCTCACACCGATGGACCGCGGTATCCTGTCGACGATCTACGTTCGTCCTCAAGCTGCTGACGCCGAGCGCGTGCGGGAAATTTGGCGGCAGACCTATCGCGATTCGCCGTTTGTGCGTGTCGTCGACCACATCCCCGGCACCAAACATGTTGCCGGAACCAACTTTGTCGATCTCGCGGTCAAAGAGGCGGGGGACCGCTTGGTCTTGGTCGCAGCGATCGACAATCTGATCAAGGGTGCCTCCGGCGCAGCGGTGCAAAATCTGAACTGCATCTTCGGTTGGGATCAAACCCTCGGTCTGCTCTAA
- a CDS encoding CPBP family intramembrane glutamic endopeptidase, with product MNDPHDAAPPSSHDTSEVPIDAELVPELTEPTKPRIWTVWMLVAVVIAFSLQVNLVSVVLAQLAVFGTVEAPDNAMMLKLMDSRIGFCLMLIPSQLAILIPPLIAAFASPEPFRQRLGLVRGHWPLWAWIAGGIATPMVGLVTTLVIGPFIESSEHLDQMTDVFRTHANGGFLIATLLMVGGLPAICEEIMFRGYIQTRLAARFPAVAAIAIASIMFAVFHFDPVHVIAVLPIGLWLGFLRHASGSIFPAMLAHGINNTLSVISVMPEQTDALDAPSTLLTLALLGLGIPCLLATAATAYCFTAPTLADEA from the coding sequence ATGAACGATCCCCACGATGCGGCTCCGCCGTCCAGTCACGACACGTCGGAAGTCCCCATCGATGCGGAGCTTGTTCCGGAGCTCACCGAGCCGACAAAGCCACGCATCTGGACCGTCTGGATGCTTGTCGCCGTGGTGATCGCCTTCAGCTTGCAAGTCAATCTGGTCAGCGTTGTCCTGGCGCAACTGGCCGTCTTTGGGACCGTCGAAGCGCCCGACAACGCGATGATGCTGAAGCTGATGGATTCGCGGATCGGATTCTGCCTGATGCTGATCCCATCGCAACTGGCGATTCTGATCCCGCCGCTTATCGCCGCCTTCGCATCCCCCGAACCGTTTCGTCAGCGGCTGGGGCTGGTCCGGGGACACTGGCCGTTATGGGCCTGGATCGCCGGTGGAATCGCCACTCCGATGGTCGGACTGGTCACGACCTTGGTGATTGGCCCGTTCATCGAATCGAGCGAACATCTGGACCAAATGACCGACGTGTTCCGAACACATGCCAACGGTGGTTTCTTGATCGCGACGCTATTGATGGTCGGCGGGTTGCCAGCGATCTGCGAAGAGATCATGTTCCGCGGATACATCCAAACCCGTTTGGCTGCCCGCTTCCCCGCGGTTGCCGCCATCGCGATTGCGTCGATCATGTTTGCCGTCTTTCACTTCGATCCAGTCCACGTGATCGCTGTCCTTCCGATCGGTCTGTGGCTTGGATTCCTGCGACACGCCAGCGGATCGATCTTCCCGGCAATGCTGGCCCATGGCATCAACAATACCCTCTCGGTCATCAGCGTGATGCCCGAGCAGACCGATGCGTTGGACGCCCCCAGCACGCTGTTGACGCTTGCGTTGTTGGGGCTGGGCATTCCCTGCCTGCTTGCCACCGCAGCGACAGCCTACTGCTTTACCGCTCCAACGTTGGCTGACGAGGCGTAG